From one Lotus japonicus ecotype B-129 chromosome 3, LjGifu_v1.2 genomic stretch:
- the LOC130742533 gene encoding phosphoenolpyruvate carboxylase 2 yields MATRKIEKMASIDAQLRLLAPRKVSDDDKLVEYDALLLDRFLDILQDLHGEDIRQTVQDCYELSAEYEGNYKPEKLEELGNMLTGLDAGDSIVIAKSFSHMLNLANLAEEVQIAYRRRIKLLKKGDFADENSAITESDIEETFKKLVTELKKTPLEVFDALKNQTVDLVLTAHPTQSVRRSLLQKHGRIRDCLSQLYAKDITPDDKQELDEALQREIQAAFRTDEIRRTPPTPQDEMRAGMSYFHETIWKGVPKFLRRVDTALKNIGINERVPYNAPVIQFSSWMGGDRDGNPRVTPEVTRDVCLLARMMAANLYFSQIEDLMFELSMWRCSDELRVRAHELHRSSKRDAKHYIEFWKQIPPNEPYRVILGEVRDKLYNTRERARQLLANGTSDIPEETTFTNVEQFLEPLELCYRSLCACGDRPIADGSLLDFLRQVSTFGLSLVRLDIRQESDRHTDVMDAITKHLEIGSYREWSEERRQEWLLSELSGKRPLFGHDLPKTEEIADVLDTFRVIAELPSDNFGAYIISMATAASDVLAVELLQRECGVKQPLRVVPLFEKLADLEAAPAAVARLFSIDWYRNRIDGKQEVMIGYSDSGKDAGRFSAAWALYKAQEELVKVAKEFGVKLTMFHGRGGTVGRGGGPTHLAILSQPPDTIHGSLRVTVQGEVIEQSFGEEHLCFRTLQRFTAATLEHGMHPPVSPKPEWRALMDEMAVIATKEYRSIVFQEPRFVEYFRCATPELEYGRMNIGSRPSKRKPSGGIESLRAIPWIFAWTQTRFHLPVWLGFGEAFKHVIEKDPKNLQMLRDMYNQWPFFRVTIDLVEMVFAKGDPGIAALYDKLLVTGELWPFGERLREKFEECKSFLLQVAGHRDLLEGDPYLKQRLRLRDSYITTLNVLQAYTLKRIRDPDYHVKLRPHLSKDYTESSKPAAELVKLNPKSEYAPGLEDTLILTMKGIAAGMQNTG; encoded by the exons ATGGCTACTCGTAAAATTGAGAAGATGGCTTCAATTGATGCTCAGTTGAGGTTGCTGGCACCCAGGAAGGTTTCTGATGATGATAAATTGGTGGAGTATGATGCTTTGTTGCTGGATAGGTTCCTTGACATTCTTCAGGATTTGCATGGTGAAGATATTAGGCAAACG GTTCAAGATTGTTATGAGCTGTCAGCTGAGTATGAAGGGAATTATAAGCCTGAGAAATTGGAGGAACTTGGGAACATGCTGACTGGTCTTGATGCAGGGGATTCTATTGTCATTGCCAAGTCGTTTTCTCACATGCTTAATTTGGCCAACTTGGCAGAAGAAGTTCAGATTGCTTACAGGAGAAGGATCAAGTTATTAAAGAAAGGTGATTTTGCTGATGAGAACTCTGCCATAACTGAGTCTGATATTGAAGAGACTTTCAAGAAGCTTGTGACTGAACTGAAGAAGACCCCTCTGGAAGTCTTTGATGCTTTGAAGAACCAAACTGTAGACTTAGTCCTAACTGCCCATCCTACTCAGTCAGTTCGCAGATCTTTGCTGCAAAAGCATGGAAG GATAAGGGATTGTTTATCCCAGTTGTATGCTAAAGATATTACACCAGATGATAAACAGGAACTTGATGAGGCTCTACAAAGAGAG ATTCAAGCTGCATTTCGTACAGATGAAATTcgaaggactcctcctacacCACAAGATGAGATGAGGGCAGGAATGAGCTACTTTCATGAGACAATTTGGAAAGGAGTACCAAAGTTTTTGCGCCGGGTTGACACTGCTCTAAAAAACATTGGAATAAATGAACGTGTCCCATATAATGCCCCTGTTATTCAGTTCTCTTCTTGGATGGGAGGAGATCGCGATG GTAATCCCAGAGTAACCCCTGAAGTCACAAGGGATGTGTGTTTGCTGGCAAGAATGATGGCTGCTAATTTGTACTTCTCTCAGATAGAGGATCTCATGTTTGAG TTGTCTATGTGGCGCTGCAGTGACGAGCTCCGTGTTCGAGCTCATGAACTTCATAGATCCTCAAAGAGAGATGCCAAACATTATATTG AGTTTTGGAAACAAATTCCTCCAAACGAGCCATATCGTGTTATTCTTGGTGAAGTGAGGGATAAACTGTATAACACCCGTGAACGTGCTCGTCAGTTATTAGCCAATGGGACCTCTGACATCCCTGAAGAAACAACCTTCACAAATGTTGAGCAG TTCCTGGAGCCTCTTGAACTCTGTTATAGGTCACTATGTGCATGTGGTGACCGGCCTATAGCTGATGGAAGCCTTCTTGATTTCTTGCGCCAAGTTTCTACATTTGGACTTTCGCTCGTAAGACTTGACATCCGTCAAGAGTCAGATAGACACACTGATGTTATGGATGCAATTACAAAACACTTGGAGATTGGATCATACCGAGAATGGTCTGAGGAACGCAGGCAGGAATGGCTATTGTCTGAGCTCAGCGGAAAGCGCCCTCTCTTTGGCCATGATCTTCCTAAAACAGAAGAAATAGCCGACGTTTTGGATACATTCCGTGTCATTGCAGAACTTCCTTCAGACAACTTTGGTGCCTATATCATCTCAATGGCAACGGCTGCATCTGATGTGCTTGCAGTTGAGCTCTTACAACGTGAATGTGGTGTGAAGCAGCCATTAAGGGTTGTTCCACTGTTTGAAAAACTTGCTGATCTTGAGGCTGCTCCTGCTGCAGTAGCCCGGCTTTTCTCTATAGATTGGTACAGAAACCGCATCGATGGGAAGCAAGAAGTTATGATAGGATACTCAGATTCAGGGAAAGATGCTGGTCGTTTTTCTGCAGCTTGGGCACTATACAAGGCTCAAGAAGAACTTGTAAAGGTTGCAAAGGAGTTTGGTGTTAAGCTGACAATGTTCCATGGCAGAGGAGGGACTGTTGGAAGAGGAGGCGGCCCAACTCATCTTGCTATCTTATCTCAGCCACCAGATACTATTCATGGCTCACTTCGTGTAACGGTTCAGGGCGAAGTTATTGAACAGTCATTTGGAGAGGAGCACTTGTGCTTTAGAACACTTCAGCGTTTCACTGCTGCTACACTTGAGCATGGAATGCATCCTCCTGTGTCACCAAAACCAGAATGGCGCGCCCTCATGGATGAGATGGCTGTCATTGCTACGAAGGAGTATCGCTCGATTGTTTTTCAAGAACCTCGTTTTGTTGAATACTTCCGATGT GCAACTCCCGAGTTGGAGTATGGGCGAATGAATATTGGAAGTCGTCCATCAAAACGAAAGCCAAGTGGAGGAATCGAATCACTCCGTGCTATTCCTTGGATTTTTGCTTGGACACAAACAAGGTTCCACTTACCAGTGTGGCTTGGCTTTGGGGAAGCATTCAAGCATGTTATTGAGAAGGATCCAAAGAATCTCCAAATGCTTCGGGACATGTACAATCAATGGCCTTTCTTCAGGGTCACCATTGACTTGGTTGAGATGGTTTTTGCCAAAGGAGACCCCGGTATTGCCGCCCTATATGACAAACTCCTAGTGACAGGTGAGCTTTGGCCATTTGGAGAGCGTTTAAGAGAAAAATTCGAAGAATGCAAGAGCTTTCTCCTCCAG GTTGCTGGGCACAGGGATCTTCTTGAAGGAGATCCTTACTTGAAGCAAAGGCTTCGCCTTCGAGACTCATACATCACAACCCTCAATGTCTTGCAAGCCTACACATTGAAGCGAATTCGTGACCCTGATTACCATGTGAAGTTGAGGCCACACTTGTCAAAGGACTACACGGAATCAAGCAAGCCAGCAGCAGAGCTTGTGAAACTTAACCCAAAAAGTGAGTATGCTCCTGGTCTTGAAGACACCCTTATTTTGACCATGAAGGGTATTGCTGCTGGCATGCAAAACACCGGTTAA